Below is a window of candidate division WOR-3 bacterium DNA.
ATGAACGTTTTTGATTCTCATTCTATCACAAAAGAAATTGAAAATAAGTTAAGAGAAGAGTTAAGATGCGAAGCAACCCTTCACGTAGAACCTTTTGAAAGATTAGAGAAAGAGAAGTAAGTTATTAATAACTGTGATAGAGAAAGAGGAATTATATTTTTTTCTTTTTTATTTTTCCGCCCATAAAATATAAAGTTTGGAGAAAGAGGTAAATAAAATTACATAATAATAAAGAGATTCCAATTAAAGTGAGAGGGGAAAGAATATCTTTTAAAAAGATAATAGTTAATACCATGCAAACTAAACCAATAAAAAGAGAGATAGTTGGGACCTTAGGAGTTCCTTTTGCAATCATTATATTAGCCATTAAAGTTCCCATAAAGAAGAAGGACATTCCAAGAGCAATTAAGGTTGTATCGCTTCTATGGGCTAAGAAATCTTCTCCATAAATTGATTTTATTATTTCTGGACCAAGGAGAAAGTAAAGGATTGTTACTCCAGAAGTTATTAATAAAAAGATACTAAAGCTTTTATATATATATCTTTTGATTCTTTTTTCTTCTTTCTTAGAATATGCTTCCGTAAGATTCGGTAGAAGAGCCGCACAAAGAGCTATTAGAATTGTTCTTGTGAGTTTTAATGGTGTTGTTATTGCACTATAAATTCCAGCATAATAATCTTGATTATTTTTTGCTATTATTTTTATAAGAGGTGGTCCTAATCTAAGAATGCATTGATTCATTATGAATATCATTTTAGTAGTCATTATAAATTTTAAGGCATTTAAAAAATTATTATTTTTCTTGAAATCCTTTAAGATATTTTTCCATTGGATGCTAAGAGTTTTAGATAATATAATGAATAAAATAAGAATTATTAATATTGGGGATAAAACAATACTCCATCCTACAGCTAAGGTTTCCCTATTATATTTTATAATTAGAAATAAAAATCCTAAAGTCAGAAATTCTTTTGCTCCAGTGCCAAATGAGAAGATTTTAAAGTTTTTGTATCCAAGGGATATTCCTAAGAAAATATAGTAAGTCGATAATATGCTTATTCCAAGAGTCAATTGAAGAAGCATAAGGTTTTCATAATTAAAAAACTTATGAGCAATCCATATTCTGAAAATAAAGATTAATCCGTAGAGGGAGACCAACGTTACAAAGGAGATAAGTAAAGAAGATTGAATCACTTGTTCAATACCTTTTTTGTCTTTTTGTGCTTCAAAAAATGCAATGTTTCTTGATAAGTTTTCCATTACCCCTCCAGTTATAAATATCGTAAGGAGAAAAATTAAATCATAAAGAACCTTTAAAAGACCGTATTTTTCTACTCCTAACCATTTGCCAGCAAAAATCTCAAAAAGAGATAGAAAAATAGCACTAAAGCCCTCTCCTATTAAAACATATATTGATCCTTTTTTTACTCCTTGATTCATATTTAAGGAATAGAATATTTATTTTGTTAAAAAAAACAAGAGAGTTCTTTATATGATATACTTGACAATATTTCTCTTTTTATTAAGTTTGAAAAATTAAAGGAGGTAAAATGCCAAAGGGTCGAATTTCAAGCTCCAAAAAAGTGGATTTTATTTTTATAGTTGTTCTCTTTATCTTGACTTTAATATATTTTGCTCCTGTTTTGTCTCCTTCTAAGATGATGTATGGATCTGATTGGCTTCTCTCAGGTTATACGGATCATGCTTTCTGGGCGAGTTATGTAAAATCTCATTGGCGATTTCCTATGTGGGATAATTATAATTTTAGTGGGCATCCTACAGTGGCTTCAACAGGAGGGGGGGGAATGGTCTATCCTCCTTTTGTTTTGTTTCTTATTTTTCCTGTATATTATGGTTGGACTCTTTTATTTGTATTGCATATATTTCTCGCAGGTTTAGGAATGTTTTGGCTCCTTAGAGTATATAGGTTATCAAGTTTTGTTGCATTTATTGGCGCTTTGATTTTTATGTTTTCAGGGCAATTAATCACAACAACATATGGAGGTCATTTAGGAAGATTGATTGGGATTGTTTTCTTACCTTATGCTTTTTTGCTTTTGTATAAAGCTTTTGAAAATAAAAGAGTTGAAGATTTTATTTTTTTTGGGGGTGTTACTGGCTTATTTTTACTTGGTGGGCATTCCCAGATTTCCTATTGGGGAATGATTGGTGTTTTATCTTATTTTTTAACAGAATTTGTTCATAGAAGAAAGGAACTTGGGAAAGCGGGTTTTTTTAAAATTGGAGGTTTCTTTAGCATAGGAATGTTTGTTTTACTTTTGATAATTCTAATTAAATTTTTACCACCTGCTTTTTCTCTTGGTTATGGTGCAAGGGGAGTAACAAGAGGGTATAATTATTCAACCTCTTGGTCTATACCCACATCTGAGCTTTTGGATCTTATTGCTCCTCATTTTTCGGGAATCCTTGAAAATTATTGGGGAGAAAATCCTTTTAAGCTTGATTCAAGATATCTTGGTATTTTACCTCTTGTCCTTTTGGTTTTTAGTCCCTTTTATAAAGGGAAGAAATATTTACTCAAGTTTTTTTTATGGTTTGTTGGTATTAGTTTATTCTTGGGTCTTGGAAAGAATACACCTTTATTTAAGATATATTATTATCTTATTCCTATGGCAAAGAAGTTTAGAGGCCCTTCTATGTTTTTCTATCTTGTAGTTTTTGGGATTTGTGTTTTATCTGCTTTTGGTGCAGAGGCCATTTTAGAAATAAGTAAAGAGAAAAAAGAGAAAAGGAAAGATAAAATGTTTTCTTATTTAATCGGAATTATAGGATTTGTTTTTCTTTTTACTTTGATTGTGACTATTCTTGATAAAAATCTCCTTTCTTGGATGAGGAATCATTTTGCTATTAATTGGGTTGAGGTTTTAAGCAAAGATTCTATTTCCCAAAAAATATATATAATGAATTTGAATTTTGAAAAATTCAAGAAAAGCCTATGGTTATCCTTCCTTTTATTTTTTCTAAATGGAATTCTAATAATGTCTATTTTAAAAAAGAAAATCGCTCCTGAAATTGTTTTCCCATTTCTTGTAGTAATTTTCTTGTTTTTTGACCTTTGGCCTATTGATAGGAAATATCTTTCTAGTGTGGCTCCTCCAGATCAATATTTTGCGGCTGACGATGTTACAAGTTTTATTAAAGAAAGAAAGGATCTTTTCAGAGTTTTCCCTCTTGGTTATGATGGAAGATCTACTGATGGATATTTTCATTTCCATCAGATTGAAAATGTAGGAGGTTATGGCGCAAATCCTCCAGCAAGATACCAGAAATTTATTGGAGCAGGTGAAAGTGTTATGTTCAACCCTATAAATCTTATTAGATTTCCGCATTTATTGTCTTTGTTGAATGTTAAATATATAGTAGGTCCACGTTTGCCTCAAGATTTGTCTGGATATGATGAAAGGGTTAAAGAAATAATCAAGGAATATAATAATTTCTACTCCAATTTTGAAGTCGCTTTTGTTGGGAGGAAATATCAGGTTTTGGAAAACAGAGATTTCATCCCTAAGTTTTCTTTGGTAGATAGTTTCGTTGTAGTTAGAGATCCTGAAACTGTTTTAAATAAAGTGCTTTCTTCTAAATTTGAAAAGGATAAAGTTGTTTTTTTGGAGGAAGAAGTGGAAAGAAAGATTTCTCTCTCCAAAGAACTTGGTAAGATAGAAGTCATTAAAAATATTGCTAATGAAAGAGTCTTAAATGTTGAGACTAAGGAACCTTCTTTTCTGTTGGTTAGTGAGAATTATCATCCTGATTGGAAATGTTATATAGATGGGAAGAAAGAAAAGATATATAAAGCAGATTATATTTTATACGGGGTATTTATTCCTGAGGGAAAACATAAAGTTAGTTTTGTTTATGAATCTAAGGTATTTAATATAGCATCACTTTTGAGTTTTATAGGTTTTTTGATTTTTTTAGGGACATTTATAGTATATTTTTTTCGAAGAAGATAGAAAGGATTCTTTCCCTCTTGACTCTAATATTTAATTGTCTATAATTAGCTCAACAAAATGAGAAAAAAGAAAAAGTCAGAGGCTAGGATTGTTCTTCGTTCTTCTCAAATTGCTCCTTGGAAAAGGATCTTGTTTGTTTTTTTTCTATTTCTTATTCCAGTCTTTATTTTTATGTTTTTGGAGGGGATTCTTCGAATTTTAAATTATGGAGGGGATTTACGTCTTTTTATCTCTGCCCCGGAGGAGGTTTCGGATTACTATCGTTGTAATCCAGATGTGGGTAAACGTTATTTCTATAGACAAGTTACTGTTCCAGATCCTCCGAAAGATTTATTTCTTAAGAAGAAACCAAAAAATGGGTATCGAATTTTTGTTCTTGGGGAATCAACAACAGCTGGTTTTCCATATGGTAATAATCTGATGTTTCCCCGGATTCTTTGGCGTAGACTTCAAGATACCTTTCCTGGTATGCATATTGAGGTTGTAAATACAGCTATGGCTGCAATTAATAGCTATGCCTTACTTGATTTTATGGATGAGATTGTTAAGTATAAGCCGGATCTTATCCTTATATATGCAGGACATAATGAATTCTATGGGGCACTTGGGGTTTGTTCTTTTGAATCACCCACGCAAAGTAGATTGATTGCTAAAGTTTACCTAAGAATTGTGCATTTACGTCTTTTTCTTTTGTTGCGAGATCTTATTAGTAAAATAAAGGGGCTCTTTTCTAAAGGCAAAACAAAAGAATTTGAGGATTTCACTGCAACTTTAATGGAACGAATCGTGGGAAAGGAAGATATTCCATTTGGGAGTGATTTGTATGAAAGAGGAAAAGAACAATTTAGAAGAAATTTGGAAGATATTTTAAAATTGGCAAAGAGAACAAAAGTTCCGGTAGTCCTTAGTGAGTTGGTTAGTAATTTTAGAGGACAACCCCCTTTTAAATCTGCCAAAGGAGGCAATTTTCCCTTGGCTGAAGAAGTTTATAAAGAAGCACAAAATTTAGAAGCTCAAGGTAATTATAAAAAAGCAAAAGAACTTTATGTAAGAGCGAAAGATTTAGACTGTCTCCGATTTAGAGCTCCTGAAGATTTTAATTTGATTATTCATGAGCTTGCTTTAAAGTATAAAACTCCAGTAGTTCCGATGAAGAAAATCTTTGAAGAAAATTCTCCTAATGGGATTATTGGAGATGAATTAATGTTAGATCATCTCCATCCAAATGTGAAAGGTTATTTTCTTATGGCAGATGGATTTTATCGAACTTTGCAGAAAGAAGGTTATATTAGTGAAAAGTGGGATTCTAGCAAAGTTAAGGATATCGAATTTTATGAAAGGGATTGGGGCATAACAGAGCTCGATACGATATATGGGAATTTGAGTATTCGTTGGCTTAAGGGTGGTTGGCCTTTTCAACCAAAAGAACTTCAAAATACAAGCCTCAAAAACTTTATTCCGAGGAATAAGATAGATTCTGTGGCCTTGCAGGTTCTTATAGATGAAAAGATTGGTATAGAGGTGGGGCATCTTAAATTAGCTCATTATTATGAAGATCGAAGGGAATATGAGAAAGCTTATAAGGAATACAAGGCTCTTATCTATACAATCCCTCACGAAGTTATGTTCTATGAAGGTGCTGCTAAGATGTTGATTGAATTAAAAAAGGAAGAGGAAGCTATTTCGGTTTTAGAAGAGTCTCTTAAAATTATAAATTTTGATTTTGCAATTAAGTGGCTTACTCATTTGTATCTAAAGAAAGGAGATATTGAAAAAGCTTTGATGTATCTTGATGAAGCAAGTTCTACACTTAAAAAAGACCGAGAATTTCTAAATACCCTTGCTCATGTCTATATTGTATCAGGGCAGTTTGATAAGTTATACAGACTTCTTGAATATTTTGGTCCTAGAAAAAGAGAAATTTTAAAGCTTATTAAATATGAGAAGGGAACTAAAACTCAAGCTTTTGCGGAAAATTATAATTACGTTGCTAAAATCTTTTTGAAAGAAAAAGATTTATCCACAGCCTTTTTGTTATTGAGTCAATCTTTAGATTTGAAAGAAACCGGGATTGCAAATAAATTTATTGGGGAAATACTTCTTTTTAGGAAAGAGTTTGATAAAGCCTTACTTTATTTGCAAAGAGCCGAAGAGTTGGGACTAAAAGATCCTGATTTATATTATAATATGGCGGCTGCAAACTACTATTTAGACAAGAAGAAAGAAGCATTGCGATATTTAAAGAAACTTAAAGCTATAAGACCAAATCACCCTGACCCTTCTGGTTTAGAAAAAAAGTTGAAACTTGTGAGAGAATAAATGGATATTTTGGGTATTTCTGCTTTTTATCATGACAGTGCTGCTGCTTTGATCCGAGATGGTGAGGTTATTGCTGCAGCACAAGAGGAAAGATTTTCTCGCATTAAACACGATTATCGTTTTCCTACTCAAGCGATTAATTATTGTTTAAAAGAGGGGAAAATTTCTCCTTTGGAATTGGATTTTGTGGCTTTTTATGAGAAACCATTTTTGAAATTTGAACGGATTATAGAATCTTATTTGCATTATGCTCCAAAAGGGCTTCCTTCATTTATAAAAGCAATTCCTATTTGGGTAAAGCAAAAACTCTGGATAAAAAGTTTGATTAAGGAAGCGCTACCTAATTTTAAAGGAGAGATTCTTTTCCCTGAACATCATCGCTCTCATGCGGCTTCTGCATTTTTCATGTCCCCATTTAAAAAAGCTGCTATTGTTACTGCAGATGGGGTTGGGGAATGGACAACAACAAGCATTGGTTTAGGAGTGGATAATAAAATTTCTATTTTGAAGGAACTTCAATTTCCACATTCTCTTGGTATGCTTTATTCGGCATTTACTTATTACACTGGGTTTAAGGTGAATTCTGATGAGTATAAAGTGATGGGTTTGGCACCTTATGGAGAGCCAAAATTCGTTCAAATTATTTTAGAGAATCTCATTGATCTTAAAGAAGATGGATCATTTCATCTAAATCTTGAATATTTTAATTTTCCAGTAGGACTTACGATGACAAATAGAAAATTTCATCATTTATTTAATGGCCCTCCACGAGAGCCTGATGGACCTATTTCCCAAAAAGATATGGATCTCGCAAGGTCAATTCAAGAAGTTACTGAGATTGTGTTAGAGAAGATGTGTATAAATGCGAGAAAGGAAACAGGAGCTGATTATTTAGTGCTCGCTGGAGGAGTTGCATTAAACTGTGTGGCAAATGGAAAGTTACTTCGTAAAACTCCTTATAAAGATATCTGGGTTCAGCCTGCAGCTGGAGATGCCGGAGGTGCATTGGGCGCTGCGCTTTCTGTTTGGTATGAGTATCTTGGGAATCAACGTTTAATTTTAGAAGGAAAAGATGCACAAAAGGGTTCTTTTCTTGGTTGCGAATTCACGAATCCAGAGATCCAAGAGTTTTTAGAAAAATACAAGATTCCTTATCATTATTTTTTAGATGAGGATTTGATAGAGAGAGTGGCTGAGTTATTGATAGAAGGGAAAGTTGTTGGTTGGTTTCAGGGTAGGATGGAATTTGGCCCTCGCGCCTTAGGGGCAAGAAGTATTCTTGGAGATCCTAGGTTGCCTGAAATGCAAAGGAAGATGAACTTAAAGATTAAATTTCGTGAATCATTTAGACCTTTTGCCCCATCTATTTTGGTAGAAGATACCTCGGAATATTTCGATTTTGATCGTCCAAGTCCATATATGCTTTTTGTTGCTGATGTGGCTCATAATAAACGTTTGCCCCTTTCAGAGGAAGAAGAAAAGTTGGTGGGTTTAGAAAAACTTAACGTGGTTCGGTCTAAAATTCCTGCGGTAACCCACGTTGATTATTCTGCACGAATCCAAACGGTGGATAAAGAAACTAATCCAAGATATTATGCGCTATTAAAAGAATTTAAAAAACAAACTGGATGTCCTGTTCTCCTCAATACATCTTTTAACCTTAGGGGGGAACCAATCGTTTGCACTCCTTTGGATGCTTATAAATGTTTTATTAAAAGTGGAATGGATTATTTAGTGATGGGTAATTATCTTCTTGATAAAAAAGAACAGTTAAACAATTTTTCAATAAAGTTTTTATCTAATGAGTTTAGTTTAAAGAAAGTTAATTTGAAACCTGATAAAATAAAAGATTCGAGAGAATTACGTAAATTTGGGATTGGATTATCCGTAATTTTAGGACTTTTTGGGACTTTTCAATGGATAAGGGGAGGGTTTCTTTACTCCCCGTTTTACCTTGTTGCAGGCTCTATACTACTATTGGCTTTGATTTTCCCTATTGTTCTAAGTCCCATTTTCTTTATATTTCACTATATTGGAAAAGGATTAGGTTGGATAATGACAAGGATTATTCTCTCTATGTTTTTCTTTTCTGTGATTACTCCTATAAGTTTCTTTTCTCGTCTTTTTGGGAAGCAATATCTGGATTTAAAATTCAAGAAGGGAGAAACTACTTACTGGAAAATACATCAAAGAGAGGATTCTTTAAAAAGATGTTTTGAAAAGCAGTTTTAAAAGGAGGATGATTTATGTCTAAAATGTCAGTATTTCTTGAATTTTGGGAGTTTTTGCGAGAACGAAAGAAATGGGTTCTTGCGATAATTGTTTTTTTCCTTTTATTACTCGGAGCCCTTGTTTTATTTACAGAAGGTTCAGCTTTGGCACCTTTTATTTATACTTTATTTTAATGAGATTAATGTAAGAGCTTGGTAATTAAATACTTAAATATTACTTTTTGTTAATTCTTTTGGGGTTATTAAAAAGTCCTTTTGATTTAACCAAGTTTTTAACTTGAAAATATAAAAATTGTTATTGACTTAATGCATATTTTATATATTTTTGTTTAAGGGATTTTGAAAATGGATGGAGTTAAAGAAAAAATAAAGGATTTTCGGATTGCATTTGTTTCAACATACCCTCCTATTGAATGTGGTATAGCTACTTTTACAAATAGCCTTGTAGAGGCAATCTCTAATTTATATGAGCTTCCTATTAGTGGAAATAGGAATTTAGAAGTGATAGCTTTAAGCAATTCTGAAAGATTATATAATTATGGCCCTGAAGTGAGTTTTGAGATTCGTATAAAGAATAAAAGAGATTATCTTTTGGCTGCTGATTATTTGAATTTATCAAAGGTAGATATCGTTTCTATTCAGCATGAATTTGGAATCTATGGAGGGCCGGATGGGGAGTGGATCCTTTTACTTATTAAAAATTTAAAAAAGCCTGTGATTGCAACTTTGCATACAATTCTCACAAAGCCTACAAGAAATCAGAAACGAATATTAAAGGAAATTTGTAAGGTTTCTAAAGAGGTGATTGTTCTAGCTGATAAAGGTTTTGAATTGCTTCAGAGAATTTATGGGGTTCCAATTTCTAAAATAAAGAAGATACACCATGGGGTTCCTGATATACCTTTTGTTGAAGATACTCTTCATTATAAAAAAGAGTTTCATCTAGAAGGAAAATTTGTAATTCTGACCTATGGCTTAATTAGCCCAAATAAGGGAATAGAGTTAGTTATTGAAGCTCTTTCTCAGGTGGTGAAAGAGTATCCTAATGTTGTTTATCTTGTTTTAGGAGAAACCCATCCAAATGTAAGAATTAGTTCTGGAGAAAAATATAGAGAATTTTTAAATAATATTATAGAAGAAAAAAAATTAGAAGAAAATGTGATTTTTCATAACCGTTTTGTTCCTTTTAAGGAATTAAATAAATACTTAATGATGGCAGATTTGTATATTACACCTTATATTTCAGAAGAACAAATCTCTTCAGGAACTCTTTCTTATGCGGTTGCTTCAGGGAGAGCTGTTATTTCTACGCCTTATTGGCATGCTCAAGAACTTCTTGGGGATGGACGTGGGTTTATTGTTCCCTTTGGAAATGCTAGGGCTATGGCAGAAGCTATAAAGGAATTGATAAGAAATGAGAGAAAAAGAAATGAGTTAAGAAGAAAAGCCTATGAGTATGGGAGAAATTTTATATGGCCAAAAGTTGCTTCTTCTTATCTTGAGTCTTTTGTTAGAGAATCAGAGAGAATAAAGCCGGTGATATTAGAAAAGAAAGAGCAAGTTAGAGAAGAAGGGTTATTTTTAAAGACGGAAGATTTGCCTAAGCTTAATTTGGATTATCTTAAAGTTCTCACTGATGATACTGGGATTTTTCAACATTCTAAGTATTCAATTCCTGATAGGCGGTATGGATATACAACGGATGATAATGCAAGAGCAGCAATTGTTGCTTTAAAAGTTTGGAGTGTTTTTAAATATGATTTTATCCTTCCCATGCTTACCAAATATCTTTCTTTTTTAGCGGATGCCTATGATCATAGTAAGGGTAAGGTGAGGGTTTTTTTGAGTTTTGATAGAAGGTGGAAGGATTTGGATACTTCAGAAGATTGTCATGGAAGGTTAATATGGACTTTTGGCACAGTGATTAATAATCCTCCTACAGAGGAAATGGGACATCTTGCGGTTGAGCTTTTCCATAATTGTTTGAATAGAGTTTCTCAATTTTCTTCTCCAAGAGCTTGGGCTTTTTCTGTTCTTGGAATTACGAAATATCTTGAGAAATTCCCCAATGAAAGCGAAATAAAGGATCTTGGTTACACACTGGCAAATAGAATTCTTAATATGTTTAAAGAGAATTCTTCTTCAGATTGGATATGGTTAGAAGATATTGTTTCATATGAAAATGCTCGTTTTCCCCAAGTTTTGTTAGAAGCAGGAAGAATTTTTAAAAATGAAGAGATGAAAGATTGGGGTCTAAAAACGTTGAAATGGTTAATTGAAGTTCAAACCGATGAAAAGACCGGTTTTCTTTCTTTAATTGGGAATAAAGGTTGGTTTAAAAGAAATGAAGGAAGAGCAAAGTTTGATCAGCAACCTGTAGAGATTCCTGCAATTATAGATGCTTGTTATGAAGCATATC
It encodes the following:
- a CDS encoding oligosaccharide flippase family protein, whose protein sequence is MNQGVKKGSIYVLIGEGFSAIFLSLFEIFAGKWLGVEKYGLLKVLYDLIFLLTIFITGGVMENLSRNIAFFEAQKDKKGIEQVIQSSLLISFVTLVSLYGLIFIFRIWIAHKFFNYENLMLLQLTLGISILSTYYIFLGISLGYKNFKIFSFGTGAKEFLTLGFLFLIIKYNRETLAVGWSIVLSPILIILILFIILSKTLSIQWKNILKDFKKNNNFLNALKFIMTTKMIFIMNQCILRLGPPLIKIIAKNNQDYYAGIYSAITTPLKLTRTILIALCAALLPNLTEAYSKKEEKRIKRYIYKSFSIFLLITSGVTILYFLLGPEIIKSIYGEDFLAHRSDTTLIALGMSFFFMGTLMANIMIAKGTPKVPTISLFIGLVCMVLTIIFLKDILSPLTLIGISLLLCNFIYLFLQTLYFMGGKIKKKKI
- a CDS encoding YfhO family protein, which produces MPKGRISSSKKVDFIFIVVLFILTLIYFAPVLSPSKMMYGSDWLLSGYTDHAFWASYVKSHWRFPMWDNYNFSGHPTVASTGGGGMVYPPFVLFLIFPVYYGWTLLFVLHIFLAGLGMFWLLRVYRLSSFVAFIGALIFMFSGQLITTTYGGHLGRLIGIVFLPYAFLLLYKAFENKRVEDFIFFGGVTGLFLLGGHSQISYWGMIGVLSYFLTEFVHRRKELGKAGFFKIGGFFSIGMFVLLLIILIKFLPPAFSLGYGARGVTRGYNYSTSWSIPTSELLDLIAPHFSGILENYWGENPFKLDSRYLGILPLVLLVFSPFYKGKKYLLKFFLWFVGISLFLGLGKNTPLFKIYYYLIPMAKKFRGPSMFFYLVVFGICVLSAFGAEAILEISKEKKEKRKDKMFSYLIGIIGFVFLFTLIVTILDKNLLSWMRNHFAINWVEVLSKDSISQKIYIMNLNFEKFKKSLWLSFLLFFLNGILIMSILKKKIAPEIVFPFLVVIFLFFDLWPIDRKYLSSVAPPDQYFAADDVTSFIKERKDLFRVFPLGYDGRSTDGYFHFHQIENVGGYGANPPARYQKFIGAGESVMFNPINLIRFPHLLSLLNVKYIVGPRLPQDLSGYDERVKEIIKEYNNFYSNFEVAFVGRKYQVLENRDFIPKFSLVDSFVVVRDPETVLNKVLSSKFEKDKVVFLEEEVERKISLSKELGKIEVIKNIANERVLNVETKEPSFLLVSENYHPDWKCYIDGKKEKIYKADYILYGVFIPEGKHKVSFVYESKVFNIASLLSFIGFLIFLGTFIVYFFRRR
- a CDS encoding DUF5989 family protein, whose product is MSKMSVFLEFWEFLRERKKWVLAIIVFFLLLLGALVLFTEGSALAPFIYTLF
- a CDS encoding glycosyltransferase family 4 protein, with the protein product MDGVKEKIKDFRIAFVSTYPPIECGIATFTNSLVEAISNLYELPISGNRNLEVIALSNSERLYNYGPEVSFEIRIKNKRDYLLAADYLNLSKVDIVSIQHEFGIYGGPDGEWILLLIKNLKKPVIATLHTILTKPTRNQKRILKEICKVSKEVIVLADKGFELLQRIYGVPISKIKKIHHGVPDIPFVEDTLHYKKEFHLEGKFVILTYGLISPNKGIELVIEALSQVVKEYPNVVYLVLGETHPNVRISSGEKYREFLNNIIEEKKLEENVIFHNRFVPFKELNKYLMMADLYITPYISEEQISSGTLSYAVASGRAVISTPYWHAQELLGDGRGFIVPFGNARAMAEAIKELIRNERKRNELRRKAYEYGRNFIWPKVASSYLESFVRESERIKPVILEKKEQVREEGLFLKTEDLPKLNLDYLKVLTDDTGIFQHSKYSIPDRRYGYTTDDNARAAIVALKVWSVFKYDFILPMLTKYLSFLADAYDHSKGKVRVFLSFDRRWKDLDTSEDCHGRLIWTFGTVINNPPTEEMGHLAVELFHNCLNRVSQFSSPRAWAFSVLGITKYLEKFPNESEIKDLGYTLANRILNMFKENSSSDWIWLEDIVSYENARFPQVLLEAGRIFKNEEMKDWGLKTLKWLIEVQTDEKTGFLSLIGNKGWFKRNEGRAKFDQQPVEIPAIIDACYEAYLSTGDKYFLNRAFWAFKWFLGENIIGESLYKPETGGCKDGLTPDGVNKNEGSESLVCWLLSLLKMYEILTKRE